From Numida meleagris isolate 19003 breed g44 Domestic line chromosome 4, NumMel1.0, whole genome shotgun sequence, the proteins below share one genomic window:
- the TFRC gene encoding transferrin receptor protein 1, giving the protein MDHARAALSNLFSGEPMSYTRFSIARQTDGDNSHVEMKLSADDEEGGEAERPEHLHASMVQPQRNGKKLCFLVIAAVLLLLIGFLIGYLSYRGRMQLAARCQDGGGRCEITPTASYLTDGDETEEEEIQGPPVFYWPDLRAMLSTKLSAKRLGDNLRQRAGVESFEAGETEDTNLATYIHDQFNTFLLDKVWNDEHYIKLQVRGSTRNKVSISLSGSEETLETPDTYVAYSESGSVSGKPVYVNYGLKKDFEKIQKAVASLNGTIAIVRAGKITLAEKVANAKEAGAAGVLMYVDPLNYRMTDALVPFGHAHLGTGDPYTPGFPSFNHTQFPPVESSGLPHIAVQTISSSAAASLFSKMDGDSCSEDWRGGIIPCKVTTKQESDIMVKLDVNNSMKDRKILNIFGAIQGFEEPDRYVVIGAQRDSWGPGVAKAGTGTAILLELARVISDMVKNEGYKPRRSIIFASWSAGDYGAVGATEWLEGYSAILHAKAFTYVNLDAAVLGENHVKISASPLLYMLLERIMKGVKDPATNSRSLYDRVGSDWVKAVVPLGLDNAAFPFLACSGIPVVSFGFYNKDEEYPFLDTQYDTLDNLRRINNLDAHLRAAAEVAGQVALRLTHDHELFLDFGRYSEELLAYQEEFLPYTKDVQELGLTLDWLFFARGDFQRAADALRRDIANSDRENKVIRRALNDRIMKVEYDFLSPYLSPKEVPFRHVFFGKGNHTLRSLVEHLQLLKTSKGSVDLNLLKEQLALATWTIKGAANALGGDVWDTDNEF; this is encoded by the exons ATGGATCATGCCAGAGCAGCATTGTCGAACTTG TTCAGTGGCGAGCCGATGTCGTACACACGTTTCAGCATTGCCCGGCAAACAGATGGAGACAACAGCCACGTGGAGATGAAGCTGTCTGCTGACgatgaggaaggaggggaggctGAAAGGCCAGAGCACCTGCATGCCAGTATGGTTCAGCCACAGAGAAATGGCAAGAAACTCTGCTTCCTAGTCATTGCAGCTGTTCTCCTCCTTTTGATTG GGTTTCTCATTGGGTACTTGAGTTATCGTGGACGAATGCAGTTGGCTGCCAGGTGTCAAGATGGAGGTGGCAGGTGTGAGATAACTCCTACTGCATCTTACTTAACGGATGGTGATgaaactgaggaagaagagattCAGGGACCACCTGTCTTTTACTGGCCTGATCTCAGAGCCATGTTGTCAACTAAGCTGTCAGCCAAGCGTCTTGGAGACAACCTGAG gcagagagcaggcGTGGAATCCTTCGAGGCTGGTGAGACTGAAGATACAAACTTGGCCACCTACATTCATGACCAATTCAACACCTTCCTCTTGGATAAAGTGTGGAATGATGAACACTATATTAAGTTGCAAGTCAGAGGCAG CACCAGGAACAAAGTGTCCATTTCGCTCAGTGGTAGCGAGGAGACCTTGGAGACTCCTGATACATACGTGGCATACAGTGAGAGTGGCTCAGTTTCT GGCAAGCCTGTCTATGTGAACTATGGACTGAAAAAAGACTTTGAGAAGATACAGAAGGCAGTGGCTTCCTTGAATGGAACCATAGCCATTGTCAGAGCTGGGAAAATAACACTTGCTGAGAAG GTTGCAAATGCTAaagaggcaggagcagctggagtgCTCATGTACGTGGATCCACTCAATTACAGGATGACAGATGCACTTGTCCCATTTGGACAT GCCCACCTTGGAACTGGAGACCCTTACACCCCAGGCTTTCCTTCATTCAACCACACCCAGTTTCCACCAGTTGAATCTTCAGGACTACCCCACATTGCTGTTCAGACCATCTCTAGCAGTGCAGCAGCCAGCCTGTTTAG CAAAATGGATGGAGACTCATGCTCTGAAGATTGGAGAGGTGGGATCATTCCCTGCAAGGTGACAACGAAGCAGGAAAGTGATATAATGGTGAAACTAGATGTGAACAATTccatgaaagacagaaagatcCTGAACATCTTTGGTGCTATCCAGGGATTTGAAGAACCAG ATCGGTATGTTGTGATTGGAGCCCAGAGAGACTCGTGGGGCCCAGGAGTGGCTAAAGCTGGCACTGGAACTGCTATATTGTTGGAACTTGCCCGTGTGATCTCAGACATGGTGAAAAATG AGGGCTACAAACCGAGGCGAAGCATCATCTTTGCCAGCTGGAGCGCAGGAGACtatggagctgtgggtgctaCTGAATGGCTGGAG gGGTACTCGGCCATACTGCATGCTAAAGCTTTCACTTACGTCAACTTGGATGCTGCAGTCCTGG GAGAAAACCACGTCAAGATTTCTGCTAGCCCCTTGCTGTATATGCTCCTGGAGAGAATTATGAAGGGG GTGAAGGATCCAGCAACAAACTCAAGAAGCCTGTATGACAGAGTTGGCTCGGACTGGGTAAAGGCAGT TGTTCCTCTTGGCCTGGATAATGCAGCATTTCCTTTCCTAGCATGCTCGGGAATCCCAGTGGTGTCTTTTGGTTTCTACAAT AAAGATGAGGAATATCCCTTCCTGGACACTCAGTATGACACACTGGACAACCTGAGGAGGATTAACAATCTGGATGCTCATTTGCGTGCTGCTGCAGAAGTAGCTGGACAAGTAGCTCTCAGGCTGACCCATGATCACGAGCTCTTCCTGGACTTTGGGAGATACAGTGAAGAATTACTAGCATACCAGGAGGAGTTTTTGCCTTACACTAAAGATGTGCAG GAGCTGGGGTTGACCTTGGACTGGCTGTTTTTTGCCCGTGGTGACTTCCAGCGAGCTGCAGATGCACTGAGAAGAGACATTGCTAACAGTGACAGGGAGAACAAGGTCATCCGCAGAGCCCTGAATGACAGGATCATGAAG GTGGAGTATGACTTCCTCTCACCATATCTCTCACCAAAAGAAGTTCCCTTTCGCCACGTCTTCTTTGGCAAAGGCAACCACACCCTGCGGAGTCTGGTGGAACATCTGCAGCTGTTGAAAACCAGCAAGGGCAGCGTGGATCTGAACTTGCTGAAAGAGCAGCTGGCCCTAGCGACCTGGACCATTAAAGGGGCTGCCAATGCCCTGGGAGGTGATGTCTGGGACACTGACAATGAATTCTAG